ACATCCACGAAATTGGCAAACGCGCAAAGGGTGAATTTCCGCGTCAGGATGAACCCGACCGTCAGCTTGGGCCCCGATTCGCGTGGCCGCAGGGCGCCCGCCGCGACGGGAAAAGACCGGGCAACCGGCCGTGCCGACTGGTTCGTCATCCGCCACCCCCTGACTTTCGCATCTCTGTCGTAGCCTTAACGTATCTCTGCCGCAAATATTCTTCCCCATCCACCGCTTCTGTCGCAATACTTCCCTTCAATGGACCGAGGAAACGTGATCGCCGGTCAATCAACAGGAGGAATGATATGTCTGCGTTTCCGAACAGGGCGAGGGTGGTCATTGTCGGCCTTGGCGGCATCGTGGGTGCCTCGGTCGCCCATCATCTGGTCGCACGCGGCTGGGATGATATCGTCGGGATCGACAAGTCCGGCATCCCCACCGATATCGGCTCGACCGGGCATGCGTCGGATTTCTGCTATGCGACCAGCCATGATTTCCTGTCCACCTGGACCACGCTCTATTCCATCGATTTCTTCGAGAAGATGGGCCATTACGCCAAGGTCGGCGGGATCGAGGTCGCACGCGTGGGCGACGATGCCCGGATGAACGAGCTGAAGCGCAAGGTGGCCTCGGGCAAGGCCTTCGGCACCCGCGCCAGCATGATCTCGCCCGCCGAGGTCAAGGCGAAATTCCCGCTGATCGAAGAGGATCAGATCCAGGGCGCGATGTGGGACCCCGATGCCGGGCTGGTCGTGCCACGTTCGCAGACCGTTGCGGGCAAGCTGGTCGATCAGGCCGAGGCATCGGGCAAGCTGCGCGCCTTTGCCAACTGCCCGGCGACCGATCTGGTGATCGAGGATGGCCGGATCCGGGGCGTGGTCACCCCGCGCGGCACCATCATGGCCGATCTGGTCATCGTCTGCGCGGGCCTGTGGGGACGACTGATCGCGGAAATGGCGGGCGAGGACCTGCCGGTCTTTCCGGTCGATCACCCGCTGACCTTCTTCGGCCCCTATACCGAGTTCGAGGATACCGGCAAGGATATCGGCTTTCCGCTGCTGCGCGATCAGGGCAATTCGGCCTATATGCGCGACACGGGCGACCCGAAAACCACCGAAGGCGGGCAGATCGAATGGGGCTATTACTATGAAAGCGATCCGCGCCTGTGCCATCCCCGCGACATTCTGGAAAAGGATCAGGCCCGGCTGTCGCCTTCGCAGCGCGATCTGGAACTGGACGACGTGCTGTCGCCTCTGGAACGCGCGATCGAGCTGACTCCGATTCTGGGCGAACTGGGCTTCAACGAAAGCCATTCCTTCAACGGGCTGTTGCAGACGACCACCGATGGCGGGCCGTCCATCGGCGAAAGCCAGAAGGTGCGCGGGCTGTGGTATGCCGTCGCCATCTGGGTCAAGGATGCGCCGGGCATGGCCAAGCTGGTCGTGGACTGGATCACCGATGGCCGCACCGCCATCGACCATGCCAGCATCGATTATTCCCGCTTCAACCCCTTCGCGCTGGAAGAAAAATTCATCGAGGAACGCTGCATCGAGACGGCGGCCAAGATCTATAACCCGCCGGTCCATCCGCGCGAACCCTTTGGCGGTGGCCGTGGCATCCGCCGTTCGCCCTTTTACGAGCGCGAGGTCGAACTGGGCGGTCATTTCATGGAACTGGGCGGATGGGAACGCGCGCATGGCTATGCCGCGAACGAATATCTGCTGGAAAAATACGCCGACCGCGTGCCGCTGCGCGAACATGAATGGGACAACCGGCATTTCTGGCGCGTTTCCAATGCCGAGCATCTGGAGATGAGCGAGGATTGCGGCATCATCAACCTGTCGCATTTCCACATGACCGATATCGAAGGCCCCGATCACGTCGCGCTGCTGGAATGGCTGTGCGCGGCAAAGATCGGCGGGGACGGCAATATCGGCAAGGGCATCTATACCCATTTCCTTGACGACGAAGGCAATGTCCGCGCCGATTTCACCGTGATCCGCATGGCGGACCGCTGCCGTCTGGTCAATGGCGCCGATGCCGGGCCGCGCGATCTGAACTATATGCGCCGCGTGGCGCAGGATCGCGGGCTGGACGTGACCATCACCGATGTGACCGAGGATTTCACCACCATCGGCATCTGGGGCCCGAATGCGCGGGCCAAGCTGCAAAAGGTGGTCGAGGACCCCGCTGCGCTGGAAAAGGACGCCTTCCCCTTCGCCGCCATCCGCCCCATCCGCATCGCGGGCCGTGACGTCACCGCCTTCCGCATCTCTTATGTCGGGGAACAGGGGTGGGAGCTGCACATGGCCTATGCCGACGGGCTGGCCGTCTGGGACGCGCTGCGGTCCACCGGCGCCATCGCAGTTGGGGTCGAGACCTATGCGAACTCTCGCCGGCTGGAGAAAAGCCTGCGCCTTCAGAACGCCGATCTGCGCACGGAGTACAACCTCTATGAGGCCGATCTGGCGCGCCCCAAGGTCAAGGAGGCCGATTTCCGCGGCAAGGCGAAGCATCTGGAATATCGCGCCCGCGACCACCAGCCCGCGATGCTGTGCACGCTGGTGATGACCGACAATCTGGACAGCAGCGGCATGGCGCGTTTTCCGGTCGGCATCCTGCCGGTGATCGACCCGGAAACCGGCGAAGTGCTGGTCGATGAACTGGGGCGGCGGTCCTGGACCAGCTCGATCGTCTATGGCCCGACCATCGGTCGCAATATCGCGCTGGCCTATCTGCCCTGGTCGCATTGTCAGGATGGCCGCAAGCTGGTGGTCGAATATATGGGCGAGACCTTCCCGGTCGAGGTCGCGGCGGTGGGTTACAAACCGCTTTACGACCCGGAAAACCTGAAGCCGCGCAGCTGATCCTCATGGCAGACGAATGGCGGGACCGGGGCATTTCCCCGGTCCCGCCTTTTCATGTCAGCCCATCCTTTCGGACGCGTATTCGCCGGGCGAGGCGGGAAAGACCACCGTCTTGCTGCCGTTGAGGAACACACGCCGGTGGATATGGGCATGGATCGCGCGGGCCAGCACCTGTGCCTCGACATCGCGGCCAAGACTGACGTAATCCGCCGCGCTTTGCGCATGGGTGACGCGGATCGTGTCCTGCTCGATGATCGGGCCCTCGTCCAGATCGGCGGTGACGTAATGGGCCGTCGCACCGATCAGGCGCACGCCCTTCTCGTAAGCCTGCTTATAGGGGTTCGCGCCCTTGAAACTGGGCAGGAAGGAATGGTGGATATTGATGATCCGCCCCGACATCTCGCGGCACATCTGATCCGACAGCACCTGCATGTAGCGCGCCAGCACGACCAGTTCCGCCCCGGTGTCGCGCACCACCTGCATGATCGCGGCCTCGGCCTCGGGCTTGGTTTCGGGCGTCACGCGGATGAAATGGAACGGGATATCCGCGTTCACCACCTGCTTCTGGTAATCGGTATGGTTCGAGATCACAGCCATGATCTGCACCGGCAGCGCGCCGATGCGCGACCGATACAACAGATCGTTCAGGCAATGGCCGAAACGCGACACCATGATGACCACCTTCGCCTTTTGCGACAGGTCGCGGAACTGATAGTCCATGCGAAAATCGGCGGCCAGCGGGGCGAAACCGTCGGCCAGCGCCTCAAGCCCCTGTTCGGGCAGAAAGCTGAGCCGCATGAAGAACCGCCCGCTTTGCTGATCGGTGAATTGAGAGCTGTCCTGAATGTCGCAGCCCGCCTGCGACAGATAGCCCGACACGGCCGCCACGATCCCGCCGCGCGTCGGACAGGACACCGTCATTACATGGTTGGTCAATTCCCGCTCTCCTCCGACAATCGTCAGCATTCGGGCAGGTTGACGGCGATGCCACCCTGCGAGGTTTCCTTGTATTTCACATCCATGTCGCGGCCCGTGTCGCGCATCACCCGGATGCAGTTGTCCAGCGGCATGAAATGCGTTCCGTCGCCGCGCAGCGCCAGACTGGCCGCCGACACCGCCTTGATTGCGCCAAGCGCGTTGCGTTCAATGCAGGGCACCTGCACCAGCCCGGCAGCCGGATCGCAGGTCATGCCCAGATGATGTTCCAGCGCGATCTCGGCGGCGTTCTCGATCTGCTCATTGGTGCCGCCCAGAACCGCGCACAGCCCCGCCGCCGCCATCGCGCTGGCGGAACCGACCTCTCCCTGACAGCCGACCTCGGCGCCCGAGATCGAGGCATTGTGCTTGATGATCCCGCCGATGGCCGAGGCCACCAGCAGCAGATCGCGCACCCCGTCCGGGCGGGCGCCGACGCAATGATCCAGATAATAGCGCGCCACCGCAGGCACCACGCCCGCCGCGCCATTGGTGGGCGAGGTGACGACACAGCCCCCCGCCGCGTTTTCCTCGTTCACGGCCATGGCATAGACGCTCATCCAGTCATTGGCCTGATGCGGCTGGTTCAGGTTGCGGCCACGTTCGGCCTGCAACTGATCGTGGATATGCCGCGCCCGCCGGCGCACATTCAGCCCGCCGGGCAGGATGCCGTCCTGCGTCAAGCCGCGCTGGATGCAGTCGGTCATCACCTGCCAGATCCGGTCCAGCCGCTGATCCAGCGAGGCGCCATAGACCGCCTGTTCGTTGGCGCGTTTCATCTGGGCGATGGTCCTGCCCGATTCCCGGCCCATCCGCAGCATGTCCGCCGCCGTGCGAAACGGATAGGGCACCGCCACCGCAGCCGCCTGCCCGCCATTGCCCGCTCCAGCCAGTTCGGCCTCGGTGACGACGAAGCCGCCGCCGACCGAGTAATAGGTCTGACGATGCCAGACATTTCCCGCCCGGTCATAGGCCGACAGGATCAGCCCGTTGGCATGACCCGGCAAGGGCGGGCCGTAATCAAAGACCAGATCCTTGTCGGGATCGAAATGCAGCGGCACCAACCCCTCGGGGCGCACCAAGCCGGTTTCGCGCACCCCGGCCTCGATCTCTTCGGCGCGATCGGGGTCCAGCGTGTCGGGCATCAGCCCGCACAGACCCAGAATGACCGCGCGATCCGTCGCATGGCCCTTGCCGGTGAAGGCAAGCGATCCATGCAGACTGGCCCCCAGCCCGTGCAATTCGCCCGCGCCGGGGATTTTCTCGACCCCGCCGCGCAGATCGTCAAGGAAACGCGCGGCGGCGACCATCGGCCCCATCGTATGCGACGATGAAGGGCCGATGCCGATCTTGAAGATATCGAAGACGGACAGGAACATCTATGCGCCGTAGATCGGGAAGGCGTCGCACAGCACCTTCACTTCGGCCCGCACTGCGGCCTCGACGGCCTCGTCGCCTTCGGGCACTTGCGCCAGCGCGTCGATCACCCGCAGGATCAGGGTGCCGATCTGTTCGAACTCGGCCTCGCGGAAGCCGCGCGTGGTCCCGGCGGAACTGCCCAGACGGATGCCCGAGGTGACGAAGGGCTTTTCGGGATCGTTCGGGATGGCGTTCTTGTTGCAGGTCAGGCCGGCGCGTTCCAATGCGATCTCGGCCACCTTGCCGGTCACGCCCTTGGGCCGCAAATCGACCAGCACCATATGGCAATCGGTCCCGCCCGAAACGATGCCCAGTCCCCCTGCGGTCAGCACGCGGGCCAGCGCCTGCGCATTGGCGATCACCTGCCGGGCGTAATCGGCGAATTCGTCCTGCAACGCCTCGCCGAAGGCCACGGCCTTGGCGGCGATCACATGCATCAGCGGGCCGCCCTGATTGCCGGGGAACACGGCGCTGTTGATCTTCCGGGCAATGGCTTCGTCATTGGTCAGGATGACGCCGCCGCGCGGGCCGCGCAGGGTCTTGTGCGTGGTCGAGGTGGTCACATGCGCATGCGGCACCGGGTTGGGGTATTTCCGGCCCGCGATCAGCCCGGCGTAATGGGCCATATCGACCATCAGATACGCGCCGACCTCATCCGCGATCCTGCGGAAGCCCGCAAAATCGATCTGGCGCGGATAGGCCGAGGCCCCGGCGACGATCAGCTTCGGCCTGGTCTCCAGCGCCAGCGCGCGGACCTTGTCCATGTCGATCAGATGGGTATCGGGATCGACCTCATAGGACACCACGTCGAACCATTTGCCCGACATCGTGACCGGCGATCCGTGGGTCAGGTGGCCGCCATGAGCCAGCGACATGCCCATGATCCGGTCGCCCGGTTGCAGCAGCGCCAGAAACACCGCCTGATTGGCCTGCGCGCCGGAATGGGGCTGCACATTGGCATATTCCGCGCCGAACAGCTGCTTCAGCCGGTCGATGGCGACGGCCTCGACCTTATCGACGAATTCGCAGCCGCCATAGTAACGCTTGCCCGGATAACCTTCCGCATATTTGTTGGTCAGAACCGAGCCCTGCGCCGCCAGAACGCTGGCCGAGACGATGTTTTCCGATGCGATCAGTTCGATCTGGTTCTTCTGGCGGTCCAGTTCCTCGGCCACGGCCGAGGCGATCACCGCATCCGAGATGGTCGTCTTGGGAAGATGGTCAAACATTGTGGTCATCCTTTCAAAAGATCAGGCCGGCTCGGCCGCAAGCTCTCTGGCGCCGGTGTCCAGAAGATGGCCCAGATGGTCGGCAAAGCTGTTCCAGATATCCATGCGAAAGCGGTCATCCGCATCGCGCCACAACACGACCGTCGCACCATCGAACAACGTGCGGCGGCCTTCGCCCACGCCGATGCTGTCGATGTCGCGCGGACAGCCAAGGGTCAGCAGTTCCGCCGCCCGGGGGCCTTCGATCAGGACCGTCACCTCGCGCCCGGAAATATCGACAAGGCTGTGCGGGTGATCGGCCTGAATGCCCTCGCAGGCGGCGATCAGCCCGGCAACCTGCGATGCGGGGGCCAGAATGACCCATTCGTCGGGTCCAAGGGCCAGCACCTCTATGCCGCCCGCCGCCGCGCGCTGCCCGATGCTGGTGGGCAGGCTGACGCCAAGCGCCGCGCCCACCGCCGCCAGATCGGCGCTGCGCGCGCGCAGCGACAGCCGCCCCTGCGCGGCTTCGATGCTGACAGTCGCGGCCCCGGTCCGGACCAGAATGCCGGGGGTCAGAGAAGAAATCCGTGCGCTCATCCGTGCCTCCGGGTTCAGATTTTCAGGCGGGAGTTTTCGGGATCGACAAAGACCGTCCCGGTGATTTTCGCGCTAATGGTGCGATCAGGCATCGGGATATGGACGGTCT
The Paracoccus alcaliphilus DNA segment above includes these coding regions:
- a CDS encoding GcvT family protein, encoding MSAFPNRARVVIVGLGGIVGASVAHHLVARGWDDIVGIDKSGIPTDIGSTGHASDFCYATSHDFLSTWTTLYSIDFFEKMGHYAKVGGIEVARVGDDARMNELKRKVASGKAFGTRASMISPAEVKAKFPLIEEDQIQGAMWDPDAGLVVPRSQTVAGKLVDQAEASGKLRAFANCPATDLVIEDGRIRGVVTPRGTIMADLVIVCAGLWGRLIAEMAGEDLPVFPVDHPLTFFGPYTEFEDTGKDIGFPLLRDQGNSAYMRDTGDPKTTEGGQIEWGYYYESDPRLCHPRDILEKDQARLSPSQRDLELDDVLSPLERAIELTPILGELGFNESHSFNGLLQTTTDGGPSIGESQKVRGLWYAVAIWVKDAPGMAKLVVDWITDGRTAIDHASIDYSRFNPFALEEKFIEERCIETAAKIYNPPVHPREPFGGGRGIRRSPFYEREVELGGHFMELGGWERAHGYAANEYLLEKYADRVPLREHEWDNRHFWRVSNAEHLEMSEDCGIINLSHFHMTDIEGPDHVALLEWLCAAKIGGDGNIGKGIYTHFLDDEGNVRADFTVIRMADRCRLVNGADAGPRDLNYMRRVAQDRGLDVTITDVTEDFTTIGIWGPNARAKLQKVVEDPAALEKDAFPFAAIRPIRIAGRDVTAFRISYVGEQGWELHMAYADGLAVWDALRSTGAIAVGVETYANSRRLEKSLRLQNADLRTEYNLYEADLARPKVKEADFRGKAKHLEYRARDHQPAMLCTLVMTDNLDSSGMARFPVGILPVIDPETGEVLVDELGRRSWTSSIVYGPTIGRNIALAYLPWSHCQDGRKLVVEYMGETFPVEVAAVGYKPLYDPENLKPRS
- the purU gene encoding formyltetrahydrofolate deformylase, which translates into the protein MTVSCPTRGGIVAAVSGYLSQAGCDIQDSSQFTDQQSGRFFMRLSFLPEQGLEALADGFAPLAADFRMDYQFRDLSQKAKVVIMVSRFGHCLNDLLYRSRIGALPVQIMAVISNHTDYQKQVVNADIPFHFIRVTPETKPEAEAAIMQVVRDTGAELVVLARYMQVLSDQMCREMSGRIINIHHSFLPSFKGANPYKQAYEKGVRLIGATAHYVTADLDEGPIIEQDTIRVTHAQSAADYVSLGRDVEAQVLARAIHAHIHRRVFLNGSKTVVFPASPGEYASERMG
- a CDS encoding L-serine ammonia-lyase; this encodes MFLSVFDIFKIGIGPSSSHTMGPMVAAARFLDDLRGGVEKIPGAGELHGLGASLHGSLAFTGKGHATDRAVILGLCGLMPDTLDPDRAEEIEAGVRETGLVRPEGLVPLHFDPDKDLVFDYGPPLPGHANGLILSAYDRAGNVWHRQTYYSVGGGFVVTEAELAGAGNGGQAAAVAVPYPFRTAADMLRMGRESGRTIAQMKRANEQAVYGASLDQRLDRIWQVMTDCIQRGLTQDGILPGGLNVRRRARHIHDQLQAERGRNLNQPHQANDWMSVYAMAVNEENAAGGCVVTSPTNGAAGVVPAVARYYLDHCVGARPDGVRDLLLVASAIGGIIKHNASISGAEVGCQGEVGSASAMAAAGLCAVLGGTNEQIENAAEIALEHHLGMTCDPAAGLVQVPCIERNALGAIKAVSAASLALRGDGTHFMPLDNCIRVMRDTGRDMDVKYKETSQGGIAVNLPEC
- the glyA gene encoding serine hydroxymethyltransferase; the encoded protein is MFDHLPKTTISDAVIASAVAEELDRQKNQIELIASENIVSASVLAAQGSVLTNKYAEGYPGKRYYGGCEFVDKVEAVAIDRLKQLFGAEYANVQPHSGAQANQAVFLALLQPGDRIMGMSLAHGGHLTHGSPVTMSGKWFDVVSYEVDPDTHLIDMDKVRALALETRPKLIVAGASAYPRQIDFAGFRRIADEVGAYLMVDMAHYAGLIAGRKYPNPVPHAHVTTSTTHKTLRGPRGGVILTNDEAIARKINSAVFPGNQGGPLMHVIAAKAVAFGEALQDEFADYARQVIANAQALARVLTAGGLGIVSGGTDCHMVLVDLRPKGVTGKVAEIALERAGLTCNKNAIPNDPEKPFVTSGIRLGSSAGTTRGFREAEFEQIGTLILRVIDALAQVPEGDEAVEAAVRAEVKVLCDAFPIYGA
- the soxG gene encoding sarcosine oxidase subunit gamma family protein, whose protein sequence is MSARISSLTPGILVRTGAATVSIEAAQGRLSLRARSADLAAVGAALGVSLPTSIGQRAAAGGIEVLALGPDEWVILAPASQVAGLIAACEGIQADHPHSLVDISGREVTVLIEGPRAAELLTLGCPRDIDSIGVGEGRRTLFDGATVVLWRDADDRFRMDIWNSFADHLGHLLDTGARELAAEPA